A single genomic interval of Hydrogenobacter sp. harbors:
- the trpB gene encoding tryptophan synthase subunit beta, with amino-acid sequence MKLPDNKGYFGNFGGKFVPETLMYALEELEGQYKEVRSDKSFWEELNYYLRTYAGRPTPLYFAKNLTEYAGGAKIYIKREDLLHTGAHKINNTLGQALLTKRMGKKRVIAETGAGQHGVATATACALLGLDCTVYMGEEDAHRQELNVFRMKLLGAQVSIVKSGSRTLKDAINEALRDWVTNVETTHYIIGSVVGPHPFPLIVRDFQKVIGQEAKEQILKLEGKLPNAIIACVGGGSNAMGIFYPFLEDEGVRLIGVEAGGLGLNTGKHAASINGGSVGILHGMKSYFLQDEEGQILPTHSVSAGLDYPGVGPEHAYLFESKRAEYVWANDEEALEGFKILSKLEGIIPALEPAHAVLKTIELAKEIGREGVVILNLSGRGDKDMFHVMDILRKTPDAEV; translated from the coding sequence ATGAAATTACCAGATAATAAAGGATACTTTGGTAACTTTGGCGGTAAATTTGTTCCTGAAACTCTCATGTATGCCCTTGAAGAGCTTGAAGGTCAATATAAGGAGGTAAGATCAGATAAAAGCTTTTGGGAAGAGCTGAATTATTACCTAAGGACTTACGCAGGAAGGCCTACTCCCCTATATTTTGCCAAAAATCTCACCGAGTATGCGGGAGGCGCCAAGATCTATATAAAGAGGGAGGATCTCCTACATACAGGCGCTCACAAAATAAACAACACACTCGGACAGGCTTTGCTCACCAAAAGGATGGGTAAAAAAAGGGTTATAGCTGAAACTGGTGCCGGTCAACACGGCGTTGCCACGGCAACAGCCTGCGCCCTTTTAGGTCTTGATTGTACAGTATATATGGGTGAAGAAGATGCACATAGGCAAGAGCTTAATGTTTTCAGAATGAAGCTTTTGGGTGCACAGGTGAGTATAGTCAAAAGTGGGAGCAGGACATTAAAGGATGCTATAAATGAAGCTCTCAGAGATTGGGTAACTAACGTAGAGACAACACATTACATAATAGGCTCCGTCGTAGGTCCACACCCTTTTCCCCTTATAGTCAGGGACTTCCAAAAGGTAATAGGACAAGAGGCAAAAGAACAGATACTAAAACTGGAGGGTAAACTGCCAAATGCGATTATCGCATGCGTAGGCGGTGGTTCTAACGCTATGGGTATATTTTATCCCTTCCTGGAAGATGAAGGGGTGAGACTTATAGGCGTTGAAGCTGGGGGCTTAGGTTTGAATACAGGTAAACACGCAGCTTCAATAAACGGTGGGAGCGTGGGTATCCTTCACGGTATGAAATCTTACTTTTTGCAGGACGAAGAGGGACAAATACTGCCTACGCACTCGGTATCTGCAGGTCTTGATTACCCCGGTGTCGGTCCAGAACATGCCTACTTATTTGAGAGTAAGAGAGCTGAGTATGTATGGGCAAACGACGAAGAAGCTCTTGAAGGTTTTAAGATCCTTTCAAAACTTGAAGGTATTATACCAGCCTTAGAGCCTGCTCACGCTGTTTTGAAAACTATAGAGCTTGCAAAAGAAATAGGAAGGGAAGGTGTAGTGATCCTCAACCTTTCAGGTAGAGGTGACAAAGATATGTTCCATGTAATGGATATCCTCAGAAAAACTCCAGATGCAGAGGTCTGA
- the bioD gene encoding dethiobiotin synthase gives MDALLITGTDTGVGKTFMAYNLAYALKERGINVGYLKPVETDVKTLPADGSLLASVTGQDIKEVVPVTFSLPLSPYAGILEEGGDFSLEELYTHFEKMLRKYSIVIVEGAGGIAVPIKKGYDYARLAKDWNLPILIVARAGLGTINHTFLSWFYAKEMHLNIRGIVMNGFGSDDVSEKTNARIIEELTGIKPLKIPKIEGSLLPTYLREALLDFIRL, from the coding sequence ATGGATGCCCTTTTGATTACCGGAACTGATACAGGTGTGGGGAAAACCTTTATGGCTTATAACCTCGCTTACGCTCTAAAGGAGAGAGGTATCAATGTAGGATACTTAAAACCCGTTGAGACTGATGTTAAAACTTTGCCTGCTGATGGCTCTCTTTTGGCAAGCGTAACAGGGCAGGATATAAAGGAAGTTGTACCTGTCACATTTTCTCTTCCTCTTTCGCCATATGCGGGTATTTTGGAGGAAGGTGGAGACTTTTCTCTTGAGGAATTATATACTCACTTTGAGAAGATGTTAAGAAAGTACAGCATAGTTATTGTGGAAGGTGCTGGTGGTATAGCGGTGCCTATAAAGAAAGGTTACGACTATGCGAGGCTCGCAAAGGACTGGAATTTACCAATTTTGATCGTAGCAAGGGCAGGTCTGGGAACAATAAACCACACTTTTCTGTCTTGGTTTTACGCTAAAGAGATGCATCTTAATATAAGGGGTATAGTTATGAACGGTTTCGGAAGTGACGATGTATCGGAGAAGACAAACGCTCGCATAATAGAGGAGCTTACAGGCATAAAACCATTAAAAATTCCCAAAATTGAAGGATCACTTCTTCCTACCTATCTGAGAGAAGCTCTCCTTGACTTTATCCGGCTTTAA